One window from the genome of Echinicola vietnamensis DSM 17526 encodes:
- a CDS encoding FKBP-type peptidyl-prolyl cis-trans isomerase, translating to MNAEKNKVISVAYELHVDDGENGKEFKEKVSKEQPFAFLFGAGNTLPSLEEAISGKQVGDTFDVFIDYENAYGDYDESKVAIVPKSNFKEDGKKNKDLLKVGKVIPMQDDQGNHLRGEITKVDYKGVHMDFNSPLAGYDLHFKGEIVAIRDADPEEIEHGHVHGPGGHHH from the coding sequence ATGAACGCAGAAAAGAATAAAGTCATCAGCGTGGCCTATGAACTCCATGTAGATGATGGCGAAAATGGCAAAGAATTCAAAGAAAAAGTTTCCAAAGAACAACCCTTTGCCTTTTTGTTTGGCGCAGGCAATACCTTGCCTTCATTGGAGGAAGCCATTTCCGGTAAGCAGGTGGGCGATACCTTTGACGTATTTATCGATTACGAAAATGCATATGGCGACTACGATGAGAGCAAAGTAGCCATCGTTCCCAAATCCAACTTCAAGGAAGACGGCAAGAAAAACAAGGATTTGCTCAAGGTAGGGAAAGTGATCCCGATGCAGGATGATCAGGGAAATCACCTTCGCGGAGAGATCACCAAGGTCGATTACAAAGGTGTCCATATGGATTTTAACTCGCCTTTGGCAGGATATGACCTTCACTTCAAAGGGGAGATTGTGGCCATTCGAGATGCCGATCCGGAAGAAATCGAGCATGGGCACGTCCATGGTCCTGGAGGACATCATCACTGA
- a CDS encoding Rieske (2Fe-2S) protein, with protein MAKFTLGKSKDDVMGMLPEGDIKITQLGARKVCVVRAGEDVFAFEQQCPHRGAALKDGHINGQGEVICPLHAYRFDLKTGRLASGGSCGDLQVYSCHLSESGLEIVI; from the coding sequence ATGGCAAAATTTACACTCGGCAAATCAAAGGATGACGTAATGGGGATGTTACCAGAAGGGGACATTAAAATCACGCAATTGGGCGCAAGAAAGGTGTGTGTGGTGCGTGCTGGTGAAGATGTCTTTGCTTTTGAACAGCAATGTCCTCATCGAGGAGCAGCCCTAAAAGACGGCCACATCAATGGGCAAGGAGAGGTGATTTGCCCGTTACATGCGTACCGCTTTGATTTGAAGACGGGAAGGTTGGCCTCTGGGGGAAGCTGTGGAGACCTGCAGGTATATTCGTGTCATCTTTCAGAAAGCGGCTTGGAGATAGTCATCTAG
- a CDS encoding sensor histidine kinase gives MDRSRLYWIFQVFGWAAFAVINLFFVSLIRGITSVQVGAYLSLGAFYFVSTHYFRHLIKRQNWFNFNLSKLLIQAFCALLVLSFANVIATVLINWIFGILREQEDLKPIVLLVNMFISFLYYALWAMMYFLYHFLENYNTTLKYQAKINEVKLNQLRNQLNPHFIFNALNSVRALVDENPPKSKEAITQLSNILRYSLIMDKKRTIDFSDEIKIVRDYLDLESIRFEERLKVSYDIEKKAYQYKIPPMMLQTIVENAIKHGISNLMRGGLIHIKCSIGLSEDLYIVVKNSGQLTHNAQRKENDGSGHGISNTIQRLKLIYGSKAYFKMRNFDSEFVVTEIKIPKQNTKLD, from the coding sequence ATGGACAGAAGTAGATTATATTGGATATTTCAGGTATTTGGTTGGGCAGCATTTGCGGTGATCAACCTGTTTTTTGTTTCCTTGATCCGGGGCATCACCTCGGTTCAGGTGGGGGCGTACTTGTCACTTGGAGCATTTTACTTTGTGTCCACGCACTACTTTAGGCACCTTATCAAGCGTCAAAATTGGTTTAATTTTAACCTCTCCAAATTATTGATTCAGGCATTTTGTGCACTGCTGGTCTTGAGTTTTGCCAATGTCATCGCCACGGTATTGATCAATTGGATTTTTGGGATTTTGAGAGAGCAGGAAGACCTGAAGCCCATTGTGCTTTTGGTAAATATGTTCATTAGCTTTTTATACTATGCCCTTTGGGCAATGATGTATTTTCTCTACCATTTTCTGGAAAACTACAATACTACGCTTAAATACCAGGCCAAAATCAATGAGGTCAAGCTCAACCAACTCCGAAACCAGCTGAATCCCCATTTCATTTTCAACGCACTCAATAGCGTCCGGGCATTGGTGGACGAAAACCCTCCAAAATCAAAAGAAGCCATCACTCAGCTGAGCAATATCCTTCGCTATTCCTTGATCATGGATAAAAAGAGGACCATAGATTTCAGCGATGAAATCAAGATTGTGCGGGATTACCTGGACTTGGAGAGTATTCGCTTTGAGGAGCGGCTCAAGGTGTCCTATGACATAGAAAAGAAGGCCTATCAATATAAAATTCCACCCATGATGCTTCAGACCATTGTGGAAAATGCCATCAAACATGGCATTTCCAACCTGATGCGTGGAGGGCTCATTCACATTAAGTGCTCCATAGGGCTTTCGGAAGACCTTTATATCGTGGTAAAGAACAGTGGCCAGCTCACCCATAATGCCCAGCGAAAAGAAAATGATGGCAGCGGCCACGGTATTTCCAATACCATTCAGCGATTAAAATTAATTTATGGTAGCAAAGCTTACTTTAAAATGCGGAATTTTGACAGTGAGTTTGTGGTCACAGAAATTAAAATTCCAAAACAAAATACTAAATTAGACTAA
- a CDS encoding TerC family protein — translation MEIFLQSESWIALLTLTFLEIVLGVDNIIFISIVSNKLPEYQQPKARNLGLLLAMFFRIGLLLGISYIIQFTEPLFTVFGHGFSGRDMILAGGGLFLLFKSTMEIHHKMEGEAEEVKARSSASFGSVIVQILLLDMIFSFDSILTAVGLVDHVLIMVIAVVIALIIMMIFAGKISSFINKHPTLQILALSFLILIGVMLLVEGFHVEVPKGYIYFAVFFSLAVELVNMRMRKKTSQKPVELNPRIKESKE, via the coding sequence ATGGAAATATTTTTGCAGAGCGAATCGTGGATCGCCTTATTGACACTGACCTTTTTGGAAATTGTCTTGGGGGTGGATAATATCATATTTATTTCCATTGTTTCCAATAAACTCCCCGAATACCAGCAGCCAAAAGCCAGAAACCTGGGGTTACTTTTGGCCATGTTTTTCCGGATAGGATTGCTATTGGGGATTTCTTATATCATACAGTTTACGGAACCGCTTTTTACGGTTTTTGGTCATGGCTTTAGTGGTCGCGACATGATTTTGGCGGGAGGAGGATTGTTTTTGCTGTTCAAATCTACCATGGAAATCCACCATAAGATGGAAGGAGAGGCCGAAGAGGTAAAGGCCAGGTCCAGTGCGTCCTTCGGAAGTGTGATCGTTCAGATCTTGTTGCTTGATATGATTTTTTCATTCGATAGCATCCTCACAGCGGTAGGCTTGGTCGATCATGTATTGATCATGGTTATTGCTGTGGTCATTGCCTTGATCATCATGATGATCTTTGCGGGTAAGATCAGTTCCTTTATTAACAAACATCCTACGCTCCAGATTTTGGCCTTGAGCTTTTTGATCCTCATTGGCGTGATGCTGTTGGTAGAAGGCTTCCATGTGGAAGTGCCCAAAGGATATATCTATTTCGCAGTATTCTTTTCCTTGGCCGTGGAGCTGGTTAACATGCGCATGCGTAAAAAAACCTCCCAAAAACCAGTTGAACTTAACCCCAGGATAAAGGAATCCAAGGAATAA
- a CDS encoding LytR/AlgR family response regulator transcription factor, whose product MRALVIDDERLARKELINLLSSIDDVEVIGEAVNVDDAKEKISSLNPDVIFLDIQMPEKTGFDLLSEMETVPDVIFTTAYDEFALKAFEVNALDYLLKPIEPARLSEAIAKLKNKLQNNADLTKDTEKVTIEGEKKLSLNDQVFVKDGDRCWFVKLENVRLFESDGNYIKVYFENNKPMIHKSLNALDERLDEKSFFRASRKHIINLSWVEGIEPWFNGGLVVTLKGGDRIEVSRRQAARFKDMMSL is encoded by the coding sequence ATGCGCGCACTAGTAATCGATGACGAAAGACTGGCAAGAAAAGAACTGATCAACCTATTGTCTTCCATAGATGATGTGGAGGTAATTGGAGAAGCAGTAAATGTAGATGATGCGAAAGAAAAGATCAGCAGCCTGAATCCTGATGTGATATTTTTAGATATTCAGATGCCTGAAAAGACTGGGTTTGACCTGCTGTCCGAAATGGAAACCGTCCCCGATGTGATTTTCACGACGGCATACGATGAGTTTGCACTGAAGGCATTTGAAGTAAATGCCTTGGATTATCTGTTGAAGCCCATAGAACCCGCCAGACTATCCGAAGCCATCGCAAAACTGAAAAATAAGCTTCAAAATAATGCTGATTTGACCAAAGATACTGAAAAAGTTACCATAGAAGGGGAGAAAAAACTATCTTTGAATGATCAGGTGTTTGTAAAGGATGGTGATCGCTGTTGGTTTGTTAAACTTGAAAATGTGCGGTTGTTTGAATCCGACGGGAATTACATAAAAGTTTATTTTGAAAACAACAAGCCCATGATCCACAAGTCCCTGAATGCCTTGGACGAGCGATTGGATGAAAAATCTTTCTTCCGGGCCAGCCGGAAGCATATTATAAACTTAAGTTGGGTAGAAGGGATCGAACCTTGGTTTAATGGAGGGCTGGTCGTGACACTTAAGGGAGGAGACCGCATTGAAGTCAGCCGACGCCAAGCCGCAAGGTTTAAGGATATGATGAGTTTATAA
- a CDS encoding carboxypeptidase-like regulatory domain-containing protein: protein MEKISTVCFLIVILPFWAVAQEDVTVKGKVIDRATMAPIPVVRISSSFQRVSTNDQGEFTIQAKKGDTLTFVHLSYQTHSIVVSEENSPFQMVQLTERTLEMQEFEVTEMPSEQTFKEAILNTTGKHAMESNMMQRNISTIMIIKDLGYHYDYSSYDMLLKNINPNGGVTLFSNNPSMGIVSVFKRLLGGKPQLSDLSPGPVDRGITRPLWRNPLKSDPVKIE from the coding sequence ATGGAAAAAATTTCTACTGTGTGTTTTTTGATCGTGATTTTACCTTTCTGGGCCGTGGCACAGGAGGACGTAACGGTAAAAGGGAAGGTGATAGACCGTGCCACCATGGCCCCGATACCGGTCGTTAGGATCAGCAGCTCCTTCCAGCGGGTATCCACGAATGATCAGGGGGAGTTCACCATTCAAGCAAAGAAGGGAGATACATTGACTTTTGTACACCTTTCCTACCAAACCCACTCTATCGTGGTCAGTGAGGAGAATAGCCCATTTCAGATGGTGCAATTGACAGAAAGGACATTGGAAATGCAGGAGTTTGAAGTAACGGAAATGCCTTCAGAGCAAACTTTTAAGGAGGCTATCTTAAATACTACGGGCAAGCATGCGATGGAAAGTAATATGATGCAGCGTAATATCAGCACGATTATGATCATAAAGGATCTGGGCTATCACTATGATTACAGCAGCTATGATATGCTACTAAAAAACATTAACCCTAACGGAGGCGTAACACTTTTCTCTAATAATCCGTCCATGGGTATCGTATCGGTATTCAAACGTTTGCTAGGAGGAAAGCCTCAATTGTCAGATCTTTCACCTGGTCCCGTGGATCGCGGCATTACCCGTCCCTTGTGGAGGAATCCGCTGAAATCGGATCCGGTCAAGATTGAATAA
- a CDS encoding LytR/AlgR family response regulator transcription factor: MKEERILVVEDDPDIAENIEEILELLGYVNIDIANSANQAIKVIKKYRPDLVFMDIKLKGDKDGIELGEIIQQMVDAPIVYVTSYSDPSIIERAKRIHPAGFIVKPFNTNDIHAIVEIVLYNRRNQSASSDTPKPSAESPYLVADAVYIKSDNAYERVDYGDIYYVEANGNMVSIFTKNKTYTIRKSMKEMEEKLPSNLFLRVQKSYIVQLAQIASFSTKEINLKDGAVVQVGRQYYNSFLAKLNTITES, encoded by the coding sequence ATGAAAGAAGAAAGAATACTGGTTGTAGAGGACGATCCGGATATTGCAGAAAATATTGAGGAGATCCTTGAACTTTTAGGTTACGTAAATATTGATATCGCAAATTCTGCCAATCAAGCCATCAAGGTAATCAAGAAATACCGGCCTGATCTGGTATTTATGGACATCAAACTTAAAGGTGACAAGGATGGTATCGAGCTGGGAGAGATAATACAGCAAATGGTGGATGCCCCCATTGTATATGTCACTTCTTACAGTGATCCCTCGATCATTGAGCGTGCGAAACGTATTCATCCGGCAGGATTTATCGTAAAGCCATTCAACACGAACGATATCCATGCAATCGTGGAAATCGTCCTTTACAATAGACGAAACCAAAGTGCCAGCTCGGATACCCCTAAACCCAGTGCTGAAAGCCCATACCTGGTAGCGGATGCGGTTTACATCAAATCCGATAATGCTTATGAACGAGTTGACTATGGCGATATTTATTATGTAGAGGCCAACGGAAACATGGTTTCTATATTTACCAAAAACAAAACCTACACCATCCGTAAGTCCATGAAGGAAATGGAGGAAAAGCTTCCTTCTAATCTCTTCTTGCGGGTACAAAAATCTTATATCGTACAACTGGCCCAAATTGCGAGCTTCAGCACCAAGGAAATTAACCTAAAGGATGGTGCCGTGGTGCAAGTAGGCCGTCAATACTACAACAGCTTCTTGGCCAAGCTTAATACCATTACAGAGAGTTAA
- the uvrA gene encoding excinuclease ABC subunit UvrA encodes MSKTVAAVEETIEIYGAREHNLKNLDLSIPRNKLVVITGLSGSGKSSLAFDTIYAEGQRRYMESFSAYARSFLGGMERPDVDKINGLSPVISIEQKTTSKNPRSTVGTVTEIYDFMRLLYARSGEAYSYLSGKKMIRQTEDQIIDQLLEHFAGKKLYILAPVVKGRKGHYRELFEQIRKMGFSKVRVDGVVMEMVPKMQVDRYKIHDIEIVVDRIIAEEDDRYRITQSLKTALQHGKGIIMLRDEEGNVHHFSKYLMDPTTGLSYDEPAPNTFSFNSPYGACPTCNGIGVIEEITKENIIPDPNLSISRGGIVPIGEYRDIWIFKKIEAILKRHKASLSTPIKDLKEEVLDVLLYGDKTAVEVDSVKYPGTKWSTTFEGIVNFLQKQQEGGSEKIQKWVSDFTTTRECPDCEGYRLKKEALHFLIAGKHIGELAMMDIRQLGNWFDQIDDKLTEKQKIIGEEVLKEIRKRIGFLLDIGLDYLSLNRPLRTLSGGEAQRIRLATQIGTQLVGVLYILDEPSIGLHQRDNVKLIKALQDLRDLGNSVLVVEHDKDMMLDADYVVDIGPGAGRHGGHIVAKGSPKEILQQNSLTAKYLNGKEEIAIPQERRKGSGNFLTLLQASGHNLKNVDLELPLGSMICVTGVSGSGKSSLIHETLFPLLNQHFYRSRKTPLPYGSIKGLEHLDKVIEVDQSPIGRTPRSNPATYTGVFTDIRALFTELPEAKIRGYKPGRFSFNVKGGRCEDCEGAGMKLIEMDFLPDVHIPCETCKGKRYNRETLEVRFKGKSISDVLDMTVEQAVEFFENQPKILRKIQTLNDVGLGYITLGQHATTLSGGEAQRVKLATELSKKDTGKTFYILDEPTTGLHFKDIEHLLEVLNRLVEKGNTVLIIEHNLDVIKVADHIIDLGPEGGNKGGQILAQGTPEEVSKHPSSYTAKFLRMELSPSKA; translated from the coding sequence ATGTCAAAAACAGTAGCAGCAGTAGAAGAAACAATAGAGATTTATGGTGCTCGTGAGCACAATCTCAAAAATTTAGACCTGTCCATTCCCCGAAATAAGCTTGTGGTCATCACGGGCCTTAGTGGAAGTGGCAAAAGTTCCTTGGCATTTGATACTATCTATGCCGAAGGACAGCGCCGCTATATGGAGAGCTTTTCCGCCTATGCCCGGTCTTTTCTTGGTGGGATGGAGCGTCCGGATGTGGATAAGATCAATGGGCTTTCGCCGGTGATTTCCATCGAGCAAAAGACCACCAGCAAAAACCCTCGCTCTACCGTGGGCACCGTGACGGAGATTTATGATTTTATGCGTTTGCTGTATGCCCGCTCCGGGGAAGCGTACAGCTACCTATCGGGAAAAAAAATGATCCGTCAGACGGAAGATCAGATCATTGACCAGCTGCTGGAGCACTTTGCAGGAAAGAAGCTATATATCTTGGCTCCTGTAGTAAAAGGACGGAAAGGACATTACCGGGAGCTCTTTGAGCAGATCCGAAAAATGGGATTTTCCAAAGTCCGCGTGGATGGCGTGGTCATGGAAATGGTACCCAAGATGCAAGTGGACCGGTATAAGATCCATGACATCGAAATCGTGGTCGACAGGATCATTGCCGAAGAAGACGACCGCTATCGCATCACCCAGTCCCTCAAAACTGCCTTGCAGCACGGGAAAGGCATCATCATGCTCCGTGATGAGGAAGGAAACGTCCATCACTTTTCCAAATACCTGATGGATCCGACCACAGGGCTTTCCTATGATGAGCCAGCCCCCAACACCTTTTCCTTTAACAGTCCTTACGGAGCTTGCCCGACTTGCAACGGCATTGGAGTGATTGAAGAGATCACCAAGGAAAACATTATTCCAGATCCCAATTTAAGCATTTCAAGAGGTGGAATCGTGCCTATTGGAGAATATAGGGACATCTGGATTTTCAAGAAAATCGAAGCCATACTAAAACGCCACAAAGCCAGCCTGTCCACCCCGATCAAAGACCTAAAGGAAGAGGTGCTGGACGTATTGCTGTATGGTGATAAGACTGCGGTGGAAGTGGATTCTGTAAAATATCCCGGCACCAAGTGGAGCACCACTTTTGAGGGCATTGTAAATTTTCTGCAAAAGCAGCAGGAAGGAGGTTCGGAAAAAATCCAAAAGTGGGTCAGTGACTTTACTACCACCCGCGAATGTCCCGACTGTGAAGGATACCGGCTGAAAAAAGAAGCCCTTCACTTCCTGATTGCCGGAAAGCATATTGGAGAACTGGCCATGATGGACATCCGGCAGCTTGGCAATTGGTTTGACCAAATCGATGATAAGCTTACGGAGAAACAGAAAATCATTGGGGAGGAAGTATTGAAGGAAATTCGCAAGCGGATTGGCTTCCTGCTGGACATAGGATTGGACTATCTTTCGCTAAACCGGCCACTTCGGACCCTGTCTGGTGGAGAAGCCCAGCGGATCCGGCTGGCCACCCAAATCGGTACGCAACTCGTGGGAGTCCTCTATATCTTGGATGAGCCCAGTATCGGCCTGCACCAACGCGACAACGTCAAGTTGATCAAAGCCCTTCAGGACCTCCGGGATTTGGGAAATTCCGTTTTGGTGGTCGAGCATGATAAGGATATGATGCTGGATGCAGATTATGTCGTGGACATCGGGCCAGGGGCGGGCCGTCATGGCGGACATATCGTCGCCAAAGGCAGCCCCAAAGAAATCCTTCAGCAAAATAGCCTGACCGCAAAATACTTAAATGGAAAAGAGGAAATTGCCATTCCTCAGGAAAGGAGAAAAGGCAGCGGTAATTTCCTGACATTACTGCAGGCCAGTGGCCACAACCTGAAAAATGTGGACTTAGAGCTGCCATTGGGAAGTATGATCTGTGTGACGGGCGTATCCGGCAGTGGTAAGAGTTCTTTGATTCACGAGACGTTATTTCCATTGCTCAACCAGCATTTCTATCGCAGCCGCAAGACACCATTGCCCTATGGCAGCATCAAAGGACTGGAGCACTTGGACAAGGTCATCGAGGTGGACCAATCTCCCATTGGGCGTACGCCACGATCAAATCCCGCCACCTACACCGGGGTGTTTACTGACATCCGGGCACTGTTTACCGAATTGCCAGAAGCAAAAATCCGCGGGTACAAGCCTGGCCGGTTTAGTTTCAATGTCAAAGGAGGCAGGTGTGAAGATTGTGAAGGGGCCGGGATGAAGCTGATCGAAATGGATTTTCTGCCAGATGTACACATTCCCTGCGAAACCTGCAAGGGAAAACGCTACAACAGGGAAACGCTGGAGGTGAGGTTTAAAGGTAAATCCATTTCGGATGTCTTGGACATGACCGTGGAGCAGGCGGTGGAATTTTTTGAAAATCAACCTAAAATCCTGAGGAAAATCCAGACCTTAAATGATGTAGGCCTCGGCTATATCACCCTTGGCCAGCATGCCACCACCCTCTCCGGAGGCGAGGCACAGCGGGTAAAACTGGCGACAGAGCTTTCGAAGAAAGACACCGGCAAGACCTTTTATATTCTCGATGAACCCACCACAGGCCTGCACTTTAAGGACATCGAACATTTGCTGGAAGTTTTGAACAGGCTGGTGGAGAAGGGAAATACCGTGTTGATCATTGAGCACAATTTGGACGTAATCAAGGTGGCGGATCATATCATTGACTTGGGGCCGGAAGGAGGCAACAAAGGCGGCCAAATCCTCGCCCAAGGGACACCAGAGGAAGTGTCCAAGCATCCTTCGAGCTATACGGCCAAGTTCTTACGGATGGAGTTATCTCCAAGTAAAGCATAG
- a CDS encoding PhoH family protein: MPRAKKNESDRKIFVLDTSVILYAHNSIMNFAEHDVVIPITVLEELDQFKKGNDSKNFEAREFIRLLDKLSKDKMIHKWTPLNGKTKGNFKVMMTTNDSNGKADQQNANTIFGEEKNDHKILNAALDLKISENGRKVILVSKDINLRLKAKSLDIQAEDYETGKIKNITELESTGKDILEGIDPDVINQLYDNHTVEAKKVLGTRKRKTNTFYILKSEKNSVLAYYNGEENTIERVDKKLAYNIKPKNAEQTFALHAITNPNIKLVSVQGVAGTGKTLLALAGALEQRRDYKQIFLARPIVPLSNKDIGYLPGDIKSKLNPYMEPLWDNLKFIQNQFKESDKEYQKITEMVNQEKLVIQPLAYIRGRSLSNIFFIVDEAQNLTPHEIKTIISRAGENTKIVFTGDVYQIDTPYLDSQSNGLSYLIDRVKEHPLYAHIKLEKGERSELANLANELL; the protein is encoded by the coding sequence ATGCCTAGAGCTAAAAAAAATGAAAGTGACCGTAAAATCTTTGTTTTAGACACCTCGGTCATTCTTTATGCCCACAATTCCATTATGAATTTTGCCGAGCACGATGTAGTGATTCCAATCACGGTATTGGAAGAACTCGATCAGTTTAAGAAAGGTAATGATTCCAAGAATTTTGAGGCGAGAGAGTTTATTCGATTACTGGACAAGCTTTCCAAAGACAAGATGATCCACAAATGGACCCCACTGAACGGAAAGACCAAAGGCAACTTTAAGGTCATGATGACCACCAATGACAGTAATGGCAAAGCAGATCAGCAAAATGCCAATACGATCTTTGGAGAGGAAAAAAACGATCATAAAATCCTAAATGCTGCCCTTGATCTGAAAATCAGTGAAAATGGTCGGAAAGTCATCTTGGTAAGCAAGGACATCAATCTCCGCCTCAAGGCCAAATCCCTGGATATTCAAGCAGAAGATTATGAAACAGGCAAGATCAAAAATATCACCGAACTGGAAAGTACCGGCAAGGATATTTTAGAGGGCATCGACCCTGATGTCATTAACCAATTATATGATAATCATACTGTAGAGGCCAAGAAAGTCTTGGGGACGCGCAAGCGGAAGACCAATACCTTTTATATTCTAAAAAGCGAAAAGAATTCTGTGTTGGCCTATTATAATGGGGAGGAAAACACCATCGAACGGGTGGATAAAAAGCTTGCCTATAATATAAAACCTAAAAATGCCGAGCAGACCTTTGCCCTGCATGCCATCACCAATCCAAATATCAAGTTGGTTTCCGTGCAGGGGGTAGCCGGTACCGGTAAGACCTTGCTGGCCTTGGCAGGTGCCTTGGAGCAAAGAAGGGACTATAAACAGATCTTTTTGGCCAGGCCCATCGTCCCCTTAAGCAACAAAGACATCGGCTATCTGCCCGGAGATATCAAGTCGAAGCTTAACCCTTACATGGAACCGCTTTGGGACAATTTGAAGTTTATCCAAAACCAGTTTAAGGAATCCGACAAGGAATATCAAAAGATCACCGAAATGGTCAACCAGGAGAAACTGGTCATACAACCGCTGGCCTATATCCGTGGAAGGTCTCTGTCAAACATATTCTTTATCGTGGACGAAGCCCAAAACCTCACGCCACATGAGATTAAGACCATTATCAGCCGGGCCGGGGAAAACACTAAAATCGTCTTTACAGGCGACGTCTATCAAATTGACACCCCCTATCTCGACAGCCAGAGTAACGGGCTCTCTTACCTGATAGACCGTGTGAAAGAGCATCCTCTTTACGCGCACATCAAACTGGAAAAAGGAGAACGCTCCGAACTCGCCAATCTAGCCAATGAGCTGCTTTAA